DNA sequence from the Thermodesulfobacteriota bacterium genome:
TTAAGGTAGTTCGCCGTCCCCCCGGACTTCTGGATTTCCCGGACCCTCTCGTTCAATGTCTCCGCCAGACGCTCCATGTGCGCCGCCGACCGCTCCGTCTGGATCGTCAGCGCGTACCCGGCGATATTCACATCGAAACGGTTCGCCATTCCTTCTCGATTATTATACCTCCTGCCCCCTATAACTCAATGCTGTCCAGGCGGGACAGGATCTTCTCTACGCGGTCCTTCACTTCACCGCGCTCTTTCGTCAGATCGGAAAGCTTTCTGCCCAGCTCCTTCGCCTCCCCTTCCGCGCGCGAAAGCTCCGCCGCAAGGGCCGCCTTCTCCTTCTTCAGGGTGGCGACGACCTGGACCAGGTCGTTGATCTTCTTCTCGATCAGCGTGAACGATTCCTCGCCCATCCTCCCCGTCTCCTCCCGCTTCTGCAGATGATGGTTCAGGATACAACGTCCAACCTTCCGACTTCAATGGAACAAGAGGTCATTCATTCGCCTCCGCGGAGAACGGTCCGGGCGATGGCGGAACAGTGCGCGGCGATCCCCTTCCAGTTCGCGAGAATGTCCATGTGCGCCTCGCTGGTCTCCAG
Encoded proteins:
- the zapB gene encoding cell division protein ZapB yields the protein MGEESFTLIEKKINDLVQVVATLKKEKAALAAELSRAEGEAKELGRKLSDLTKERGEVKDRVEKILSRLDSIEL